The Euphorbia lathyris chromosome 3, ddEupLath1.1, whole genome shotgun sequence genome contains a region encoding:
- the LOC136222204 gene encoding serine/threonine-protein kinase ATR isoform X1, with translation MATNLSSLVHELRERIVASSSQPPNNVDDDALEIRFRAVLPNLLHTYVVPSSANEREVIAILKLVSHTAKNFPGVFYHGKASDILPVIGRILPFFAEPAFRSRHGMIFETVGSLLSLLRTGARDAYCQFFMDAMLAAEDLAYAASLSTPNTGLSGSATARVMLKCFCKSFTIFSDPTCPSDLPASSKPMDGSGILINITGQNRWQPFATWIIKLLSKCLTEGTLYVEGLINISNISAAFSLLCYGDPDLHMACFDLARVIGSVVDNDIVPHEKIIQSIAAILSEDKEGLPLFRNLVYDSSIAGCLSVLYSSCPDDVVKLTAADLMNVFSRSMWRTKSEELKVALCNAYVRIARICPPHIWRPESLMHLLCSPEPCSSLIHCLNVTLSVLGPEKVGGMVMNSCSVDLATTYDALVEDLRVGEKRHIQGVDIANVKRQRVNADCVASNTNALEENKHTDVLTFEKEDDQLAEYMHASLLSFLELLKPSPKPDSLRPDVSLSALSMLSISFCRYPLTNMALGIFQQMHSWIPWLCEQAKQGSSFKFDISIYLEGIHSILLLQSTISTGGTLFKLEGDNADLVHMVLKLPWTHSSMVSGPHPPWKAKCTSIKVLSKLGSSLNPESVLEVLDLGLHDEAEEVRLETMISMPFIVMWSGLGALAQMFRRLEFLRKEEHDRVKKIIPFTIGILSCLYGFYSSLHGPDKGECKLFLDISYEKHSQTVDYLLQGFWCSKCDKSIVHNHEVRSKVIQMPNMSSVQVSPNCDPFHLQSLLFELLYDNSLEEVQVNCVRIIRRILIHGTADILIRTRFEWARCIEFLLLNPKKSVREAFCTQISFFLDDLILGYLFLERDSSNKGKKINFLDIVKSAVVVAEDPQVLETLLESIAQIMIAVDISSDIFFNSLMLLVDQLDSPHMTVRMNASRLIKKSCFFHLKGGFELILSKVVHIRSELFEYLTMSLTSRPKMVREFAEAVFDISMDKLVEKMIPVVLPKLVVSHQYNDKAVPILSELAECVKSNRTDLIVNLLPNVLAFALHRADRKDLLSTLQFYHDQVGSNNQEIFAAALPGLLDELVCFLDGRDLNEISQRLLRVPEMIKEIARVLTGAEDLPCFLRDHFFGLLNSIDRKMLHSEESSIQEQALQRIKMLIEMMGSQLSTYVPKLMVLLMHAIDKESLQSEGLSVLHFFLMQLGNKSPSSTKYLVSQVFAALIPILERYKENPFTHLNKVVVILEELVLKNKIILKQHICEFPPLPSIPALAEVNEAIEEARGSMTFKDQMRDIVSGLNHENLNVRYMVACELSKLLNTRREDITALITGEVVVDMDVLSSLITSLLRGCAEESRTSVGHWLKLVCADCLGALGSVDPAKVKGFACQRFKIECSDDDLIFELIQKHLARAFRAALDTEVQDSAALAIQKLLKVAGCEASLHENVLASASQTRKEKNTENASGMDSRGQRLWARFSNYVKEIIAPCLTSRFQLLQVTDSTSTGPIYCPSMSFRRWIYNWIKKLIVHATGSRASIFNACQGIVRYDMQIAVYLLPYLVLNAVCHGTTEARLGIADEILTVLAASDNSTAACHGIHGGQSEVCTQAVFTLLDNLGQWVDDCEQELALSESYQSSVSKRQASGSKGQSLISSTEQEQLLRQCKYVSELLNAVPKPTLARASYSCQAYARSLMYFESHVRENSGSFNPAADRSGIFEDKDVSYLMEIYSCLDEPDGLFGLAYLRKSLSLQDQLLINKKAGNWAEVLTLCEQALQMEPTSLHRHSDVLNCLLNMCHLQTMVTHVDGLVSRIPQDKKTWCMQGVQAAWRLGNWDMMDEYLRGANEEDLVCNGSESNAWFDMNVAKILQAMMEKDKKDKISVAERITLSKNALIAPLAAAGMDSYMRAYPFILKLHLLRELEDFNNCLGEESFLEKKFQQDDVQFMKMMDNWDYRLRLTQPSLWAREPLLAFRRLVFGASGLGAQVGNCWLQYAKLCRLAGHYETANRAILEAQASGAPNVHMEKAKLLWSTRRSDGAIAELQQALLHMPEKVVGSSVRSLVSSLSLVPQNLQPPLCDTQTSNENQDVAKSLLLYTRWIHYTGQKQKEDVITLYSRVREMQPKWDKGFFYLAKYCDEVLVDARKRQEDNSELNSRTVPLASSAVSLSSSEKYWWYNVPDVLLYYAKGLHKGHKNLFQALPRLLTLWFDFGSIYHRSGSLPNDDMKRVHGKVMSIMRGCLKDLPTYQWLTVLPQLVSRVCHQNEEIVKLVKCIITSVLRQYPQQALWIMAAVSKSTVRSRREAAAAILQEAKKGFSQGNSGNNLFVQFASLIDHLIKLCFHPGQPKSRTINISTEFSSLKRMMPLGIIMPIQQSLTVSLPTYNVSVTDSLTSDIFSSSDVPTISGISDEAEILSSLQRPKKVVLLGSDGIERPFLCKPKDDLRKDARMMEFNAMINRLLSKYPESRRRKLYIRTFAVIPLTEDCGMVEWVPHTRGLRHILQDIYITCGKFDRQKTNPQLKRIYDQCKGKVPEEEMLKNKILPMFPPVFHKWFLTTFSEPAAWFRARVAYAHTTSVWSMVGHIVGLGDRHGENILFDSTTGDCVHVDFSCLFDKGLQLDKPELVPFRLTQNMIDGLGITGYEGIFLRVCEITLSLLRTHRETLMSVLETFIHDPLVEWTKTHKSSGIEVQNPHAQRAINNIEARLQGIVVGVGAAPSLPLAVEGQARRLIAEAVSHKNLGKMYIWWMPWF, from the exons ATGGCTACTAACCTCTCCAGCTTAGTACACGAACTCCGAGAACGCATAGTCGCATCCTCTTCTCAACCTCCCAACAACGTCGACGATGATGCATTAGAGATCAGATTTCGCGCCGTTCTTCCTAATCTTCTTCACACCTACGTCGTCCCTTCTTCCG CAAATGAGAGAGAAGTTATTGCGATTTTGAAGCTAGTTTCTCACACTGCCAAGAATTTTCCAGGCGTTTTTTACCATGGGAAGGCCAGTGATATACTGCCTGTGATCGGCAGGATATTGCCATTTTTTGCTGAACCTGCTTTTCG ATCACGGCATGGAATGATTTTTGAAACGGTTGGATCTCTGCTGTCTTTGCTTCGCACTGGAGCAAGAGATGCATACTGTCAATTTTTTATGGATGCCATGTTGGCTGCTGAAG ATCTTGCATATGCAGCTTCACTTTCTACTCCAAATACAGGCCTTTCGGGTTCTGCTACTGCTAGAGTAATGTTGAAGTGTTTCTGTAAGTCCTTCACGATTTTCAGCGATCCTACTTGTCCTAGTGATCTTCCGGCAAGCAGTAAACCCATGGATGGTTCTGGTATCTTGATCAACATTACTGGCCAAAATAGGTGGCAACCTTTTGCAACTTGGATAATTAAGCTTCTTAGTAAATGCTTAACTGAAGGAACTCTATATGTAGAAGGACTGATCAATATTTCAAATATTTCGGCTGCCTTTTCTCTCTTATGCTATGGAGATCCGGACTTGCATATG GCATGTTTTGACTTGGCACGCGTAATTGGATCAGTGGTAGATAATGACATTGTTCCCCATGAGAAGATAATCCAGTCAATAGCTGCAATACTAAGTGAGGACAAAGAAGGTCTTCCATTATTCAG AAACTTGGTGTATGATTCCTCAATAGCTGGTTGCCTCTCGGTGCTGTACTCTAGTTGTCCTGATGATGTCGTTAAACTAACAGCTGCTGACCTCATGAATGTTTTCTCTCGGTCAATGTGGAGAACCAAAAGTGAAGAGCTTAAG GTGGCTTTGTGCAATGCCTATGTGCGAATTGCTAGAATTTGTCCCCCCCATATTTGGAGGCCCGAGTCTTTGATGCATCTGCTTTGTTCTCCAGAACCCTGCTCTTCATTGATCCATTGCCTTAATGTAACTCTCTCAGTCCTAGGTCCTGAGAAAGTTGGAGGGATGGTGATGAATAGTTGTAGTGTTGACTTAGCTACAACTTATGATGCATTAGTtgaggatttgagagttggagAAAAGAGGCATATTCAGGGTGTGGATATTGCAAATGTTAAACGCCAAAGGGTTAATGCTGATTGTGTGGCTTCTAATACCAATGCTCTGGAGGAGAATAAACATACTGATGTGCTTACTTTTGAAAAAGAAGATGATCAACTTGCAGAATATATGCATGCATCTCTTCTTTCATTTCTGGAACTTCTAAAACCTTCTCCTAAACCTGATTCTTTAAGACCAGATGTTTCATTATCAGCTCTTAGCATGCTTAGTATTTCTTTTTGTAGATACCCATTGACCAATATGGCACTCGGCATCTTCCAGCAGATGCATTCATGGATCCCATGGCTCTGTGAACAA GCAAAACAAGGAAGTTCATTTAAATTTGATATTTCTATCTACCTGGAAGGCATTCACAGCATTTTGCTTTTGCAAA GCACTATTTCCACAGGAGGAACGCTTTTCAAACTGGAGGGGGATAATGCAGATCTTGTGCACATGGTCCTAAAGCTTCCATGGACTCATTCCTCAATGGTCAGTGGACCACATCCTCCGTGGAAAGCAAAATGTACCTCTATCAAAGTTCTGTCCAAGCTGGGCTCTAGTTTAAATCCTGAAAGTGTTCTGGAAGTCCTGGATTTGGGTCTTCATGATGAAGCTGAAGAAGTTAGACTTGAAACTATGATTTCTATGCCATTCATTGTTATGTGGTCCGGTCTTGGTGCTCTTGCACAGATGTTTAGAAGACTAGA GTTCTTGAGGAAGGAGGAGCATGATAGGGTTAAGAAAATAATTCCCTTTACTATCGGCATTCTGTCATGCTTATATGGCTTTTATAGCAGTCTTCATGGTCCAGATAAAGGTGAATgcaaattatttttagatatcaGCTATGAGAAACATAGTCAGACAGTGGATTACCTGCTGCAGGGATTCTGGTGCTCAAAGTGTGACAAAAGCATTGTGCATAATCATGAGGTACGGTCTAAAGTAATACAGATGCCTAATATGTCAAGTGTACAAGTTTCTCCAAATTGTGACCCCTTTCATCTTCAGTCCCTACTTTTTGAACTTCTTTATGACAATTCTTTGGAAGAAGTTCAAGTTAATTGCGTGAGAATTATTCGGCGTATCCTCATACATGGCACTGCTGATATTTTGATTAGGACGAGATTTGAATGGGCGAGATGTATTGAGTTTTTATtactcaatccaaagaagtccGTCAGAGAGGCATTTTGCACTCAGATCAGTTTCTTTCTTGATGACCTGATACTGGGTTATTTATTTTTGGAGAGGGATTCTTCAAATAAaggtaaaaaaattaactttctggATATAGTCAAAAGTGCTGTGGTGGTAGCTGAGGATCCACAAGTATTGGAGACTCTTCTGGAATCTATAGCACAGATAATGATTGCTGTTGATATCTCCAGTGatattttcttcaattctcTCATGCTGTTGGTTGACCAACTTGATAGTCCACATATGACTGTAAGGATGAATGCATCGAGGCTAATTAAAAAGTCTTGCTTTTTCCATCTTAAAGGAGGGTTTGAGCTAATCCTTTCAAAAGTTGTTCATATCCGAAGTGAACTCTTTGAGTATCTGACTATGAGCCTCACAAGTCGTCCAAAAATGGTCAGAGAGTTTGCAGAAGCTGTATTTGACATTTCAATGGATAAGCTTGTTGAAAAAATGATCCCTGTTGTTCTTCCAAAGCTTGTGGTGTCTCATCAATATAATGACAAAGCAGTTCCTATACTATCTGAGTTAGCCGAGTGCGTAAAAAGTAATAGGACAGACTTGATAGTTAATTTGCTACCCAATGTGCTAGCTTTTGCCCTCCACCGTGCAGATAGGAAGGATTTGCTCTCTACTTTGCAATTTTACCATGATCAGGTTGGTTCCAACAACCAAGAAATTTTTGCAGCAGCACTGCCTGGGCTTTTAGATGAACTTGTATGCTTTCTGGATGGTCGTGATTTAAATGAGATAAGCCAAAG GTTATTAAGAGTTCCTGAGATGATAAAAGAAATTGCCAGAGTTCTGACAGGTGCGGAAGATCTTCCATGCTTTTTGAGGGATCATTTTTTTGGTCTCCTTAACAGTATTGATAGAAAGATGCTGCACTCAGAAGAATCTTCGATACAGGAACAAGCTTTGCAGCGAATTAAGATGCTGATCGAAATGATGGGCTCTCAGCTTAGCACCTATGTCCCAAAACTCATGGTTCTTCTCATGCATGCTATTGATAAAGAATCACTGCAGAGTGAGGGTCTGTCTGTGTTGCATTTTTTCCTCATGCAATTGGGAAACAAATCACCTTCTAGCACTAAATATTTAGTTTCACAAGTTTTTGCTGCACTTATTCCTATCTTGGAAAGATATAAAGAAAATCCTTTTACGCACTTAAACAAAGTTGTGGTAATTTTAGAAGAACTTGTGTTAAAGAACAAAATTATTTTGAAGCAGCATATCTGTGAGTTCCCTCCATTACCTAGTATACCAGCACTGGCAGAAGTAAATGAAGCTATTGAGGAAGCACGAGGTTCAATGACTTTTAAGGATCAAATGCGAGATATTGTTAGTGGTTTGAACCATGAGAATTTGAATGTGAGATATATGGTGGCATGTGAGTTGAGTAAGTTACTGAATACGAGAAGGGAAGATATTACGGCTCTGATTACAGGAGAAGTTGTTGTGGACATGGATGTTTTGAGCTCTTTGATAACATCTTTACTGAGAGGATGTGCAGAAGAATCAAGGACAAGCGTGGGACACTGGTTGAAGCTGGTTTGTGCTGATTGTCTTGGAGCATTAGGTTCTGTTGATCCAGCAAAGGTGAAGGGTTTTGCATGCCAGCGCTTTAAAATTGAATGTTCAGATGATGATCTTATATTTGAGTTGATCCAGAAACATCTGGCTAGGGCTTTTAGAGCTGCGCTTGATACTGAAGTTCAAGACTCAGCAGCATTGGCAATACAAAAGCTTCTAAAGGTTGCAGGCTGTGAGGCATCACTGCATGAGAATGTTCTTGCTTCTGCATCACAAACACGGAAGGAGAAAAATACTGAAAATGCTAGTGGGATGGATAGTAGGGGTCAAAGATTGTGGGCCCGGTTCTCAAACTATGTGAAAGAAATAATAGCCCCTTGCTTAACCTCTAGATTTCAGCTACTACAAGTGACTGATTCTACATCAACTGGCCCAATTTACTGCCCCTCTATGTCATTCAGAAGATGGATCTATAATTGGATAAAAAAGCTGATTGTTCATGCAACTGGATCTCGTGCAAGCATATTTAATGCTTGTCAAGGTATAGTGCGTTATGATATGCAAATAGCAGTTTATCTACTGCCTTATTTAGTGTTAAATGCTGTTTGTCATGGTACTACGGAAGCTCGTCTTGGCATAGCGGATGAAATCCTAACTGTTCTTGCAGCTTCAGATAATAGTACTGCTGCATGTCATGGTATTCATGGTGGCCAAAGTGAAGTTTGCACTCAAGCTGTGTTTACTCTCCTTGATAATCTTGGCCAATGGGTGGATGATTGTGAGCAAGAATTAGCTCTGTCCGAATCTTACCAATCATCAGTTTCTAAGAGGCAAGCTTCTGGGTCAAAAGGTCAAAGTTTAATTTCTTCTACTGAGCAGGAGCAACTGCTTAGACAATGTAAATATGTTTCAGAGCTTTTGAATGCAGTTCCGAAGCCAACCCTTGCTAGAGCCTCTTATAGTTGTCAGGCTTATGCAAGATCTTTGATGTACTTTGAGTCTCATGTGAGAGAAAATTCAGGCTCATTTAATCCTGCAGCTGACAGAAGCGGCATTTTCGAGGATAAAGATGTATCCTATCTGATGGAAATATACAGCTGCCTTGATGAACCTGATGGCCTTTTTGGCTTGGCATATTTACGTAAATCATTGAGCTTACAGGACCAACTCTTAATAAACAAAAAGGCAGGAAACTGGGCTGAAGTATTAACACTTTGTGAGCAGGCTTTGCAGATGGAGCCTACTTCACTTCATAGGCATTCGGATGTCCTTAACTGTTTGCTGAATATGTGCCATCTTCAGACCATGGTCACTCATGTGGATGGTTTAGTTTCTAGGATTCCTCAGGACAAGAAAACATGGTGTATGCAAGGTGTGCAGGCAGCATGGAGACTTGGCAACTGGGACATGATGGATGAGTACCTTAGGGGGGCTAATGAAGAAGATTTAGTATGTAACGGCTCAGAGAGTAATGCGTGGTTTGATATGAATGTTGCAAAGATTCTCCAAGCTATGATGGAAAAGGataaaaaggataaaatttCAGTTGCTGAGAGGATTACACTATCTAAAAACGCTCTGATTGCTCCTCTTGCTGCTGCAGGGATGGACTCTTACATGCGGGCGTACCCATTTATTTTGAAACTTCACTTGCTAAGGGAGTTGGAGGACTTCAACAATTGTCTTGGTGAAGAATCTTTCTTGGAGAAAAAGTTTCAACAGGATGATGTTCAATTCATGAAAATGATGGATAACTGGGATTACCGGCTCAGACTTACACAACCATCACTCTGGGCAAGAGAACCACTTCTAGCTTTCCGGAGATTGGTATTTGGTGCTAGTGGCCTTGGTGCACAAGTTGGGAATTGCTGGCTTCAATATGCAAAACTCTGTCGCTTGGCTGGTCATTATGAAACTGCAAACCGAGCAATTTTAGAGGCTCAGGCTTCAGGTGCACCTAATGTTCACATGGAAAAGGCCAAGCTTCTGTGGAGTACAAGGAGATCAGATGGTGCTATTGCGGAATTGCAACAAGCTCTCCTGCACATGCCAGAGAAGGTTGTAGGTTCTTCCGTAAGGTCATTAgtttcatctctttcattgGTTCCACAGAATCTTCAACCTCCACTATGCGATACACAAACTTCGAATGAGAATCAAGATGTTGCTAAGAGTCTTCTGCTATATACCAGATGGATTCATTACACTGGACAAAAGCAAAAGGAAGATGTTATAACACTCTATTCCAGGGTGAGAGAAATGCAGCCAAAATGGGACAAAGGATTTTTCTATTTAGCCAAGTATTGTGACGAGGTACTTGTTGATGCCAGGAAACGTCAGGAAGACAATTCTGAACTAAATTCTAGAACAGTGCCATTGGCTTCTTCAGCTGTTTCCCTTTCCAGTTCTGAGAAGTATTGGTGGTATAATGTACCTGATGTGCTACTATACTATGCTAAGGGGCTTCATAAGGGTCACAAGAATCTCTTCCAAGCTCTTCCAAGGCTGCTAACCTTATGGTTTGACTTTGGAAGCATTTATCATAGATCTGGCTCATTACCCAATGATGACATGAAAAGGGTCCATGGAAAG GTAATGAGTATTATGAGGGGCTGTTTGAAGGATTTGCCAACATATCAGTGGCTAACTGTGTTGCCTCAGTTGGTCTCTAGAGTGTGCCACCAAAATGAAGAGATTGTTAAATTGGTCAAATGCATTATCACCTCCGTGCTTAGGCAATACCCTCAACAAGCATTGTGGATTATGGCAGCTGTTTCAAAGTCTACAGTCCGTTCAAGACGGGAGGCAGCTGCAGCGATACTACAAGAGGCTAAAAAGGGATTTAGCCAAGGAAACAGTGGCAACAATTTGTTTGTTCAGTTTGCAAGCCTGATTGATCATCTGATTAAGTTGTGTTTCCACCCAGGCCAGCCAAAGTCGCGGACAATCAATATCTCAACTGAATTCAGCTCCTTGAAACGGATGATGCCACTGGGAATAATTATGCCAATCCAACAATCTCTCACTGTTAGTCTACCAACCTATAATGTCAGCGTCACTGACTCACTTACCTCTGACATATTTTCTTCCTCAGATGTTCCAACAATTTCAGGAATTTCTGACGAAGCTGAGATTCTTTCATCTCTTCAACGGCCTAAGAAA GTTGTTCTGTTGGGTAGTGATGGTATCGAGCGCCCATTTCTCTGCAAACCCAAGGACGATCTTAGAAAAGATGCCCGTATGATGGAGTTCAATGCAATGATAAACCGCTTGTTGTCGAAATATCCTGAAAGCCGCCGAAGGAAACTCTACATTCGGACATTTGCAGTAATTCCTCTCACAGAAGATTGTGGTATGGTAGAATGGGTGCCTCACACTCGTGGACTTCGGCATATTCTCCAAGACATATATATAACTTGTGGAAAATTCGACCGCCAGAAGACTAATCCTCAACTTAAAAGGATTTATGATCAATGCAAAGGTAAAGTGCCAGAAGAAGAGATGTTAAAGAACAAGATCCTACCAATGTTTCCTCCAGTTTTCCACAAATGGTTTCTGACCACTTTTTCTGAGCCTGCTGCTTGGTTTAGAGCTCGGGTTGCTTATGCTCATACTACTTCAGTTTGGTCAATGGTTGGGCATATAGTGGGGCTAGGAGACAGACATGGTGAGAACATTCTCTTTGACTCCACTACAGGCGATTGTGTTCATGTAGATTTCAGTTGCTTATTTGACAAAGGTTTGCAATTGGACAAGCCTGAGCTGGTGCCATTTAGGCTGACCCAG AACATGATCGATGGTTTGGGCATTACTGGGTATGAGGGCATCTTCTTACGAGTGTGTGAAATCACACTTTCACTTCTGAGAACTCACAGGGAGACTTTGATGAGTGTTCTTGAAACTTTCATTCATGACCCTCTGGTGGAGTGGACAAAAACTCATAAATCCAGTGGGATTGAAGTTCAGAATCCTCATGCGCAG AGAGCGATTAATAACATTGAAGCAAGATTGCAAGGCATTGTTGTTGGTGTTGGAGCAGCACCCTCTTTGCCTCTAGCTGTAGAAGGTCAAGCACGTCGTTTAATTGCCGAGGCAGTATCACACAAGAATCTTGGGAAGATGTATATATGGTGGATGCCATGGTTctag